In Musa acuminata AAA Group cultivar baxijiao chromosome BXJ2-8, Cavendish_Baxijiao_AAA, whole genome shotgun sequence, one genomic interval encodes:
- the LOC135618839 gene encoding homeobox-leucine zipper protein ROC2-like isoform X2, producing the protein MPVGIMIPARQAPSMIGRNTGTGYGSSSVLSLSQPNLLEGQQIPLQYQHHNQFMEIAPTTTAESEMPRAREEDFESKSGSENIEVASGDDQDQSHRPRKKRYHRHTQHQIQELEAFFKECPHPDDKQRKELSRELGLEPLQVKFWFQNKRTQMKNHHERNENSQLRTENDKLRAENLRYKEALTNASCPNCGGPAALGEMSFDEHHLRIENARLREEVALLHLYHKLYEVGDGANCTLLTMLSQIDRISGIAAKYVGKPVVSYPLPSPAISSRSPLDVGVGGEMFGVGVSGQTDIEKPVVVELAVAAMEELIRMAQLGEPLWIPGPDNATETLNEEEYVRALPRGIGPKPFGLISEASRETAVVIMNQMNVVEMLMDVNQWSSVFSSIVSRAMTLQVLSTGVAGNYNGALQVLSAEFQVPSPLVPTRESLFVRYCKQHPDGTWAVVDVSLDSLRPSPVLRCRRRPSGCLIQELPNGYSKVTWVEHVEVDDRSVHNLYKPLVNSGLAFGAKRWVGTLNRQCERLATVMASNIPSGDIGVITTPEGRKSMLKLAERMVISFCGGVSASTTHQWTTLSGSGAEDVRVMTRKSVDDPGRPPGIVLNAATSFWLPVPPKRVFDFLRDESSRSEWDILSNGGVVQEMAHIANGQDHGNCVSLLRVNSTNSNQSNMLILQESCTDATGSYVIYAPVDVIAMNVVLNGGDPDYVALLPSGFSILPDGPTGGGPGGGRINGGEEEGGSGGSLLTVAFQILVDSVPTAKLSLGSVATVNSLIACTVERIKASVAGEVAR; encoded by the exons ATGCCTGTGGGGATCATGATACCAGCAAGACAAGCACCATCCATGATCGGGAGGAACACCGGCACCGGCTATGGCTCCTCGTCAGTGTTGTCGCTCAGCCAG CCAAACTTATTAGAGGGGCAGCAAATCCCACTTCAGTACCAGCATCACAACCAGTTCATGGAGATCGCACCGACTACCACAGCGGAGAGCGAGATGCCAAGGGCTCGCGAGGAGGACTTCGAAAGCAAGTCCGGAAGCGAGAACATCGAGGTTGCTTCCGGTGATGACCAGGACCAAAGCCATCGCCCGCGCAAGAAGCGCTACCACCGCCACACACAGCATCAGATTCAAGAGCTGGAAGC CTTCTTCAAGGAATGCCCTCACCCGGATGACAAGCAGAGAAAGGAGCTCAGCAGAGAGCTTGGGTTGGAGCCTCTCCAAGTCAAGTTCTGGTTTCAGAACAAGCGCACGCAGATGAAG AATCACCACGAGCGGAACGAGAACAGTCAGCTACGAACCGAGAATGATAAGCTCCGCGCCGAGAACCTGAGGTACAAGGAGGCGCTCACCAACGCGTCGTGCCCCAACTGTGGCGGACCTGCTGCTCTAGGAGAGATGTCCTTCGACGAGCACCACCTCAGGATCGAGAATGCCCGGCTGAGAGAAGAAGTTGCTCTTCTTCATCTCTATCACAAGCTTTATGAGGTTGGTGATGGAGCTAATTGCACTCTTCTTACCATGCTTTCACAGATCGATCGGATATCAGGGATAGCTGCCAAGTACGTGGGCAAGCCAGTGGTGTCGTACCCGCTGCCCTCTCCTGCCATCTCTTCACGTTCGCCTTTGGATGTTGGTGTGGGCGGCGAGATGTTCGGAGTCGGGGTCTCGGGCCAGACTGACATAGAAAAGCCAGTGGTCGTCGAGCTCGCGGTGGCCGCCATGGAGGAGCTCATCAGGATGGCCCAGCTCGGCGAGCCACTGTGGATTCCCGGTCCGGATAACGCAACCGAGACCCTCAACGAAGAGGAGTACGTGAGGGCATTACCGAGAGGCATCGGGCCAAAGCCATTTGGCCTGATCTCTGAGGCATCTCGTGAGACTGCAGTGGTGATCATGAACCAGATGAACGTTGTGGAGATGCTCATGGATGTG AATCAATGGTCAAGTGTGTTCTCCAGCATCGTGTCGAGGGCCATGACGCTCCAAGTGCTATCAACTGGAGTGGCAGGCAATTACAATGGAGCTCTGCAAGTG CTGTCAGCAGAATTCCAAGTGCCATCTCCACTTGTTCCAACTCGAGAGAGCTTGTTCGTGAGGTACTGCAAGCAACACCCTGACGGAACCTGGGCGGTGGTCGATGTTTCCTTGGACAGCTTACGCCCCAGCCCCGTGTTGAGATGCCGACGACGGCCATCCGGCTGCCtcatccaagaactgcccaatggCTACTCCAAG GTTACTTGGGTGGAGCATGTTGAAGTGGATGATAGGTCTGTTCATAATCTATACAAGCCCTTGGTCAACTCAGGCCTGGCATTTGGCGCAAAGAGGTGGGTGGGGACTTTGAACAGGCAATGCGAGCGCCTAGCTACCGTGATGGCCAGTAACATACCCTCAGGAGACATCGGTG TGATAACCACTCCAGAAGGCAGGAAGAGCATGTTGAAGCTGGCCGAGAGGATGGTCATCAGCTTCTGCGGCGGCGTGAGTGCTTCAACTACGCATCAATGGACGACTTTGTCTGGAAGTGGTGCGGAGGACGTCAGGGTGATGACCAGGAAGAGCGTGGACGATCCCGGTAGGCCTCCTGGTATCGTCCTCAACGCTGCCACGTCCTTCTGGCTTCCCGTCCCACCGAAGAGGGTGTTCGATTTCCTCCGTGATGAGAGCTCTCGTAGTGAG TGGGACATCCTCTCTAATGGTGGTGTGGTTCAAGAGATGGCTCACATCGCCAATGGCCAAGATCACGGAAATTGCGTCTCTCTGCTGCGCGTCAAC AGCACAAACTCCAACCAGAGCAACATGCTGATACTGCAAGAGAGCTGCACGGACGCCACGGGCTCGTACGTGATCTACGCCCCCGTGGACGTGATCGCCATGAACGTGGTGCTCAACGGCGGCGACCCCGACTACGTGGCGCTCCTGCCGTCCGGGTTCTCCATTCTCCCCGACGGGCCGACCGGAGGAGGACCAGGCGGCGGGAGGATCAATGGGGGGGAGGAGGAGGGTGGATCCGGCGGTTCCCTCTTGACGGTCGCGTTCCAGATCCTGGTCGACTCCGTGCCTACGGCCAAGCTCTCGCTCGGCTCGGTGGCCACGGTCAACAGCCTCATTGCTTGCACCGTCGAACGAATCAAGGCTTCAGTTGCAGGCGAAGTTGCCCGCTGA
- the LOC135618839 gene encoding homeobox-leucine zipper protein ROC2-like isoform X3 yields MPVGIMIPARQAPSMIGRNTGTGYGSSSVLSLSQPNLLEGQQIPLQYQHHNQFMEIAPTTTAESEMPRAREEDFESKSGSENIEVASGDDQDQSHRPRKKRYHRHTQHQIQELEAFFKECPHPDDKQRKELSRELGLEPLQVKFWFQNKRTQMKNHHERNENSQLRTENDKLRAENLRYKEALTNASCPNCGGPAALGEMSFDEHHLRIENARLREEIDRISGIAAKYVGKPVVSYPLPSPAISSRSPLDVGVGGEMFGVGVSGQTDIEKPVVVELAVAAMEELIRMAQLGEPLWIPGPDNATETLNEEEYVRALPRGIGPKPFGLISEASRETAVVIMNQMNVVEMLMDVNQWSSVFSSIVSRAMTLQVLSTGVAGNYNGALQVLSAEFQVPSPLVPTRESLFVRYCKQHPDGTWAVVDVSLDSLRPSPVLRCRRRPSGCLIQELPNGYSKVTWVEHVEVDDRSVHNLYKPLVNSGLAFGAKRWVGTLNRQCERLATVMASNIPSGDIGVITTPEGRKSMLKLAERMVISFCGGVSASTTHQWTTLSGSGAEDVRVMTRKSVDDPGRPPGIVLNAATSFWLPVPPKRVFDFLRDESSRSEWDILSNGGVVQEMAHIANGQDHGNCVSLLRVNVRNSTNSNQSNMLILQESCTDATGSYVIYAPVDVIAMNVVLNGGDPDYVALLPSGFSILPDGPTGGGPGGGRINGGEEEGGSGGSLLTVAFQILVDSVPTAKLSLGSVATVNSLIACTVERIKASVAGEVAR; encoded by the exons ATGCCTGTGGGGATCATGATACCAGCAAGACAAGCACCATCCATGATCGGGAGGAACACCGGCACCGGCTATGGCTCCTCGTCAGTGTTGTCGCTCAGCCAG CCAAACTTATTAGAGGGGCAGCAAATCCCACTTCAGTACCAGCATCACAACCAGTTCATGGAGATCGCACCGACTACCACAGCGGAGAGCGAGATGCCAAGGGCTCGCGAGGAGGACTTCGAAAGCAAGTCCGGAAGCGAGAACATCGAGGTTGCTTCCGGTGATGACCAGGACCAAAGCCATCGCCCGCGCAAGAAGCGCTACCACCGCCACACACAGCATCAGATTCAAGAGCTGGAAGC CTTCTTCAAGGAATGCCCTCACCCGGATGACAAGCAGAGAAAGGAGCTCAGCAGAGAGCTTGGGTTGGAGCCTCTCCAAGTCAAGTTCTGGTTTCAGAACAAGCGCACGCAGATGAAG AATCACCACGAGCGGAACGAGAACAGTCAGCTACGAACCGAGAATGATAAGCTCCGCGCCGAGAACCTGAGGTACAAGGAGGCGCTCACCAACGCGTCGTGCCCCAACTGTGGCGGACCTGCTGCTCTAGGAGAGATGTCCTTCGACGAGCACCACCTCAGGATCGAGAATGCCCGGCTGAGAGAAGAA ATCGATCGGATATCAGGGATAGCTGCCAAGTACGTGGGCAAGCCAGTGGTGTCGTACCCGCTGCCCTCTCCTGCCATCTCTTCACGTTCGCCTTTGGATGTTGGTGTGGGCGGCGAGATGTTCGGAGTCGGGGTCTCGGGCCAGACTGACATAGAAAAGCCAGTGGTCGTCGAGCTCGCGGTGGCCGCCATGGAGGAGCTCATCAGGATGGCCCAGCTCGGCGAGCCACTGTGGATTCCCGGTCCGGATAACGCAACCGAGACCCTCAACGAAGAGGAGTACGTGAGGGCATTACCGAGAGGCATCGGGCCAAAGCCATTTGGCCTGATCTCTGAGGCATCTCGTGAGACTGCAGTGGTGATCATGAACCAGATGAACGTTGTGGAGATGCTCATGGATGTG AATCAATGGTCAAGTGTGTTCTCCAGCATCGTGTCGAGGGCCATGACGCTCCAAGTGCTATCAACTGGAGTGGCAGGCAATTACAATGGAGCTCTGCAAGTG CTGTCAGCAGAATTCCAAGTGCCATCTCCACTTGTTCCAACTCGAGAGAGCTTGTTCGTGAGGTACTGCAAGCAACACCCTGACGGAACCTGGGCGGTGGTCGATGTTTCCTTGGACAGCTTACGCCCCAGCCCCGTGTTGAGATGCCGACGACGGCCATCCGGCTGCCtcatccaagaactgcccaatggCTACTCCAAG GTTACTTGGGTGGAGCATGTTGAAGTGGATGATAGGTCTGTTCATAATCTATACAAGCCCTTGGTCAACTCAGGCCTGGCATTTGGCGCAAAGAGGTGGGTGGGGACTTTGAACAGGCAATGCGAGCGCCTAGCTACCGTGATGGCCAGTAACATACCCTCAGGAGACATCGGTG TGATAACCACTCCAGAAGGCAGGAAGAGCATGTTGAAGCTGGCCGAGAGGATGGTCATCAGCTTCTGCGGCGGCGTGAGTGCTTCAACTACGCATCAATGGACGACTTTGTCTGGAAGTGGTGCGGAGGACGTCAGGGTGATGACCAGGAAGAGCGTGGACGATCCCGGTAGGCCTCCTGGTATCGTCCTCAACGCTGCCACGTCCTTCTGGCTTCCCGTCCCACCGAAGAGGGTGTTCGATTTCCTCCGTGATGAGAGCTCTCGTAGTGAG TGGGACATCCTCTCTAATGGTGGTGTGGTTCAAGAGATGGCTCACATCGCCAATGGCCAAGATCACGGAAATTGCGTCTCTCTGCTGCGCGTCAACGTAAGAAAC AGCACAAACTCCAACCAGAGCAACATGCTGATACTGCAAGAGAGCTGCACGGACGCCACGGGCTCGTACGTGATCTACGCCCCCGTGGACGTGATCGCCATGAACGTGGTGCTCAACGGCGGCGACCCCGACTACGTGGCGCTCCTGCCGTCCGGGTTCTCCATTCTCCCCGACGGGCCGACCGGAGGAGGACCAGGCGGCGGGAGGATCAATGGGGGGGAGGAGGAGGGTGGATCCGGCGGTTCCCTCTTGACGGTCGCGTTCCAGATCCTGGTCGACTCCGTGCCTACGGCCAAGCTCTCGCTCGGCTCGGTGGCCACGGTCAACAGCCTCATTGCTTGCACCGTCGAACGAATCAAGGCTTCAGTTGCAGGCGAAGTTGCCCGCTGA
- the LOC135618839 gene encoding homeobox-leucine zipper protein ROC2-like isoform X4, whose translation MPVGIMIPARQAPSMIGRNTGTGYGSSSVLSLSQPNLLEGQQIPLQYQHHNQFMEIAPTTTAESEMPRAREEDFESKSGSENIEVASGDDQDQSHRPRKKRYHRHTQHQIQELEAFFKECPHPDDKQRKELSRELGLEPLQVKFWFQNKRTQMKNHHERNENSQLRTENDKLRAENLRYKEALTNASCPNCGGPAALGEMSFDEHHLRIENARLREEIDRISGIAAKYVGKPVVSYPLPSPAISSRSPLDVGVGGEMFGVGVSGQTDIEKPVVVELAVAAMEELIRMAQLGEPLWIPGPDNATETLNEEEYVRALPRGIGPKPFGLISEASRETAVVIMNQMNVVEMLMDVNQWSSVFSSIVSRAMTLQVLSTGVAGNYNGALQVLSAEFQVPSPLVPTRESLFVRYCKQHPDGTWAVVDVSLDSLRPSPVLRCRRRPSGCLIQELPNGYSKVTWVEHVEVDDRSVHNLYKPLVNSGLAFGAKRWVGTLNRQCERLATVMASNIPSGDIGVITTPEGRKSMLKLAERMVISFCGGVSASTTHQWTTLSGSGAEDVRVMTRKSVDDPGRPPGIVLNAATSFWLPVPPKRVFDFLRDESSRSEWDILSNGGVVQEMAHIANGQDHGNCVSLLRVNSTNSNQSNMLILQESCTDATGSYVIYAPVDVIAMNVVLNGGDPDYVALLPSGFSILPDGPTGGGPGGGRINGGEEEGGSGGSLLTVAFQILVDSVPTAKLSLGSVATVNSLIACTVERIKASVAGEVAR comes from the exons ATGCCTGTGGGGATCATGATACCAGCAAGACAAGCACCATCCATGATCGGGAGGAACACCGGCACCGGCTATGGCTCCTCGTCAGTGTTGTCGCTCAGCCAG CCAAACTTATTAGAGGGGCAGCAAATCCCACTTCAGTACCAGCATCACAACCAGTTCATGGAGATCGCACCGACTACCACAGCGGAGAGCGAGATGCCAAGGGCTCGCGAGGAGGACTTCGAAAGCAAGTCCGGAAGCGAGAACATCGAGGTTGCTTCCGGTGATGACCAGGACCAAAGCCATCGCCCGCGCAAGAAGCGCTACCACCGCCACACACAGCATCAGATTCAAGAGCTGGAAGC CTTCTTCAAGGAATGCCCTCACCCGGATGACAAGCAGAGAAAGGAGCTCAGCAGAGAGCTTGGGTTGGAGCCTCTCCAAGTCAAGTTCTGGTTTCAGAACAAGCGCACGCAGATGAAG AATCACCACGAGCGGAACGAGAACAGTCAGCTACGAACCGAGAATGATAAGCTCCGCGCCGAGAACCTGAGGTACAAGGAGGCGCTCACCAACGCGTCGTGCCCCAACTGTGGCGGACCTGCTGCTCTAGGAGAGATGTCCTTCGACGAGCACCACCTCAGGATCGAGAATGCCCGGCTGAGAGAAGAA ATCGATCGGATATCAGGGATAGCTGCCAAGTACGTGGGCAAGCCAGTGGTGTCGTACCCGCTGCCCTCTCCTGCCATCTCTTCACGTTCGCCTTTGGATGTTGGTGTGGGCGGCGAGATGTTCGGAGTCGGGGTCTCGGGCCAGACTGACATAGAAAAGCCAGTGGTCGTCGAGCTCGCGGTGGCCGCCATGGAGGAGCTCATCAGGATGGCCCAGCTCGGCGAGCCACTGTGGATTCCCGGTCCGGATAACGCAACCGAGACCCTCAACGAAGAGGAGTACGTGAGGGCATTACCGAGAGGCATCGGGCCAAAGCCATTTGGCCTGATCTCTGAGGCATCTCGTGAGACTGCAGTGGTGATCATGAACCAGATGAACGTTGTGGAGATGCTCATGGATGTG AATCAATGGTCAAGTGTGTTCTCCAGCATCGTGTCGAGGGCCATGACGCTCCAAGTGCTATCAACTGGAGTGGCAGGCAATTACAATGGAGCTCTGCAAGTG CTGTCAGCAGAATTCCAAGTGCCATCTCCACTTGTTCCAACTCGAGAGAGCTTGTTCGTGAGGTACTGCAAGCAACACCCTGACGGAACCTGGGCGGTGGTCGATGTTTCCTTGGACAGCTTACGCCCCAGCCCCGTGTTGAGATGCCGACGACGGCCATCCGGCTGCCtcatccaagaactgcccaatggCTACTCCAAG GTTACTTGGGTGGAGCATGTTGAAGTGGATGATAGGTCTGTTCATAATCTATACAAGCCCTTGGTCAACTCAGGCCTGGCATTTGGCGCAAAGAGGTGGGTGGGGACTTTGAACAGGCAATGCGAGCGCCTAGCTACCGTGATGGCCAGTAACATACCCTCAGGAGACATCGGTG TGATAACCACTCCAGAAGGCAGGAAGAGCATGTTGAAGCTGGCCGAGAGGATGGTCATCAGCTTCTGCGGCGGCGTGAGTGCTTCAACTACGCATCAATGGACGACTTTGTCTGGAAGTGGTGCGGAGGACGTCAGGGTGATGACCAGGAAGAGCGTGGACGATCCCGGTAGGCCTCCTGGTATCGTCCTCAACGCTGCCACGTCCTTCTGGCTTCCCGTCCCACCGAAGAGGGTGTTCGATTTCCTCCGTGATGAGAGCTCTCGTAGTGAG TGGGACATCCTCTCTAATGGTGGTGTGGTTCAAGAGATGGCTCACATCGCCAATGGCCAAGATCACGGAAATTGCGTCTCTCTGCTGCGCGTCAAC AGCACAAACTCCAACCAGAGCAACATGCTGATACTGCAAGAGAGCTGCACGGACGCCACGGGCTCGTACGTGATCTACGCCCCCGTGGACGTGATCGCCATGAACGTGGTGCTCAACGGCGGCGACCCCGACTACGTGGCGCTCCTGCCGTCCGGGTTCTCCATTCTCCCCGACGGGCCGACCGGAGGAGGACCAGGCGGCGGGAGGATCAATGGGGGGGAGGAGGAGGGTGGATCCGGCGGTTCCCTCTTGACGGTCGCGTTCCAGATCCTGGTCGACTCCGTGCCTACGGCCAAGCTCTCGCTCGGCTCGGTGGCCACGGTCAACAGCCTCATTGCTTGCACCGTCGAACGAATCAAGGCTTCAGTTGCAGGCGAAGTTGCCCGCTGA
- the LOC135618839 gene encoding homeobox-leucine zipper protein ROC2-like isoform X1: protein MPVGIMIPARQAPSMIGRNTGTGYGSSSVLSLSQPNLLEGQQIPLQYQHHNQFMEIAPTTTAESEMPRAREEDFESKSGSENIEVASGDDQDQSHRPRKKRYHRHTQHQIQELEAFFKECPHPDDKQRKELSRELGLEPLQVKFWFQNKRTQMKNHHERNENSQLRTENDKLRAENLRYKEALTNASCPNCGGPAALGEMSFDEHHLRIENARLREEVALLHLYHKLYEVGDGANCTLLTMLSQIDRISGIAAKYVGKPVVSYPLPSPAISSRSPLDVGVGGEMFGVGVSGQTDIEKPVVVELAVAAMEELIRMAQLGEPLWIPGPDNATETLNEEEYVRALPRGIGPKPFGLISEASRETAVVIMNQMNVVEMLMDVNQWSSVFSSIVSRAMTLQVLSTGVAGNYNGALQVLSAEFQVPSPLVPTRESLFVRYCKQHPDGTWAVVDVSLDSLRPSPVLRCRRRPSGCLIQELPNGYSKVTWVEHVEVDDRSVHNLYKPLVNSGLAFGAKRWVGTLNRQCERLATVMASNIPSGDIGVITTPEGRKSMLKLAERMVISFCGGVSASTTHQWTTLSGSGAEDVRVMTRKSVDDPGRPPGIVLNAATSFWLPVPPKRVFDFLRDESSRSEWDILSNGGVVQEMAHIANGQDHGNCVSLLRVNVRNSTNSNQSNMLILQESCTDATGSYVIYAPVDVIAMNVVLNGGDPDYVALLPSGFSILPDGPTGGGPGGGRINGGEEEGGSGGSLLTVAFQILVDSVPTAKLSLGSVATVNSLIACTVERIKASVAGEVAR from the exons ATGCCTGTGGGGATCATGATACCAGCAAGACAAGCACCATCCATGATCGGGAGGAACACCGGCACCGGCTATGGCTCCTCGTCAGTGTTGTCGCTCAGCCAG CCAAACTTATTAGAGGGGCAGCAAATCCCACTTCAGTACCAGCATCACAACCAGTTCATGGAGATCGCACCGACTACCACAGCGGAGAGCGAGATGCCAAGGGCTCGCGAGGAGGACTTCGAAAGCAAGTCCGGAAGCGAGAACATCGAGGTTGCTTCCGGTGATGACCAGGACCAAAGCCATCGCCCGCGCAAGAAGCGCTACCACCGCCACACACAGCATCAGATTCAAGAGCTGGAAGC CTTCTTCAAGGAATGCCCTCACCCGGATGACAAGCAGAGAAAGGAGCTCAGCAGAGAGCTTGGGTTGGAGCCTCTCCAAGTCAAGTTCTGGTTTCAGAACAAGCGCACGCAGATGAAG AATCACCACGAGCGGAACGAGAACAGTCAGCTACGAACCGAGAATGATAAGCTCCGCGCCGAGAACCTGAGGTACAAGGAGGCGCTCACCAACGCGTCGTGCCCCAACTGTGGCGGACCTGCTGCTCTAGGAGAGATGTCCTTCGACGAGCACCACCTCAGGATCGAGAATGCCCGGCTGAGAGAAGAAGTTGCTCTTCTTCATCTCTATCACAAGCTTTATGAGGTTGGTGATGGAGCTAATTGCACTCTTCTTACCATGCTTTCACAGATCGATCGGATATCAGGGATAGCTGCCAAGTACGTGGGCAAGCCAGTGGTGTCGTACCCGCTGCCCTCTCCTGCCATCTCTTCACGTTCGCCTTTGGATGTTGGTGTGGGCGGCGAGATGTTCGGAGTCGGGGTCTCGGGCCAGACTGACATAGAAAAGCCAGTGGTCGTCGAGCTCGCGGTGGCCGCCATGGAGGAGCTCATCAGGATGGCCCAGCTCGGCGAGCCACTGTGGATTCCCGGTCCGGATAACGCAACCGAGACCCTCAACGAAGAGGAGTACGTGAGGGCATTACCGAGAGGCATCGGGCCAAAGCCATTTGGCCTGATCTCTGAGGCATCTCGTGAGACTGCAGTGGTGATCATGAACCAGATGAACGTTGTGGAGATGCTCATGGATGTG AATCAATGGTCAAGTGTGTTCTCCAGCATCGTGTCGAGGGCCATGACGCTCCAAGTGCTATCAACTGGAGTGGCAGGCAATTACAATGGAGCTCTGCAAGTG CTGTCAGCAGAATTCCAAGTGCCATCTCCACTTGTTCCAACTCGAGAGAGCTTGTTCGTGAGGTACTGCAAGCAACACCCTGACGGAACCTGGGCGGTGGTCGATGTTTCCTTGGACAGCTTACGCCCCAGCCCCGTGTTGAGATGCCGACGACGGCCATCCGGCTGCCtcatccaagaactgcccaatggCTACTCCAAG GTTACTTGGGTGGAGCATGTTGAAGTGGATGATAGGTCTGTTCATAATCTATACAAGCCCTTGGTCAACTCAGGCCTGGCATTTGGCGCAAAGAGGTGGGTGGGGACTTTGAACAGGCAATGCGAGCGCCTAGCTACCGTGATGGCCAGTAACATACCCTCAGGAGACATCGGTG TGATAACCACTCCAGAAGGCAGGAAGAGCATGTTGAAGCTGGCCGAGAGGATGGTCATCAGCTTCTGCGGCGGCGTGAGTGCTTCAACTACGCATCAATGGACGACTTTGTCTGGAAGTGGTGCGGAGGACGTCAGGGTGATGACCAGGAAGAGCGTGGACGATCCCGGTAGGCCTCCTGGTATCGTCCTCAACGCTGCCACGTCCTTCTGGCTTCCCGTCCCACCGAAGAGGGTGTTCGATTTCCTCCGTGATGAGAGCTCTCGTAGTGAG TGGGACATCCTCTCTAATGGTGGTGTGGTTCAAGAGATGGCTCACATCGCCAATGGCCAAGATCACGGAAATTGCGTCTCTCTGCTGCGCGTCAACGTAAGAAAC AGCACAAACTCCAACCAGAGCAACATGCTGATACTGCAAGAGAGCTGCACGGACGCCACGGGCTCGTACGTGATCTACGCCCCCGTGGACGTGATCGCCATGAACGTGGTGCTCAACGGCGGCGACCCCGACTACGTGGCGCTCCTGCCGTCCGGGTTCTCCATTCTCCCCGACGGGCCGACCGGAGGAGGACCAGGCGGCGGGAGGATCAATGGGGGGGAGGAGGAGGGTGGATCCGGCGGTTCCCTCTTGACGGTCGCGTTCCAGATCCTGGTCGACTCCGTGCCTACGGCCAAGCTCTCGCTCGGCTCGGTGGCCACGGTCAACAGCCTCATTGCTTGCACCGTCGAACGAATCAAGGCTTCAGTTGCAGGCGAAGTTGCCCGCTGA